The sequence below is a genomic window from Halococcus salifodinae DSM 8989.
ATCGGGGACATTCCCAGCTGGCTAGAGGCGAACATTCGGCTCGCGATGAAGCACGAGACCGGTGCGACACATCGTGCGGTGGAGCGATTATTGGAAGAATGGACCGATGAGTAGGATTCTCGTGACCGGCGGTGCGGGATTCATCGGTTCGCACCTCTGTGCGACGCTCCTCGGTCAAGGCCACGAGGTGCTCGCGATGGACACCTTCGTGACGGGTCGCAACGAGAACCTCGAAGAGATATTCTACCACGACAACTTCCGCTTGGTCGAACACGACGTCACGGAGTTCATCCACGTCAGCGGCGAGTTGGATACAGTGATCCACCTCGCGAGCCTCGCCTCGCCTCGATTCTATCAACGAAATCCGATTAAAACCCTGAAGGTGGGGGCGCTGGGAACCCACAAAACCCTCGGACTTGCGATGGAAAAGGACGCGACGTACTTCTTCGCGTCGACCAGCGAAGTGTACGGGGATCCGGAAGTGAACCCCCAGCCGGAGAGTTACCGGGGGAACGTCGATCCCTACGGGCCACGTTCATGTTACGACGAGTCGAAACGGTACGGTGAATCTCTGATCCGTGCCTATCGGGAAGAACACGGGCTCGATACCCGTATCGCACGGATCTTCAACACCTACGGGCCACGGATGCGACCGGACGACGGGCGCGTCATCCCGTCGTTCGTCCGACAAGCCTTGACTGGCACGGATATGACGGTGTACGGTGACGGAACACAGACGAGGAGCTTTTGTTACGTCTCGGACCTTATCGATGGCTTCATCGGGTTACTGGACTCCGACGTACAGGACCCGGTCAACCTCGGCAATCCGAACGAACGAACTATCCAAGCGCTCGCCGAGACGGTCCTCGAGATGACGAATAGCGACAGCCAGATCACCTACGAACCCCTCCCGCCACAGGACC
It includes:
- a CDS encoding UDP-glucuronic acid decarboxylase family protein — translated: MSRILVTGGAGFIGSHLCATLLGQGHEVLAMDTFVTGRNENLEEIFYHDNFRLVEHDVTEFIHVSGELDTVIHLASLASPRFYQRNPIKTLKVGALGTHKTLGLAMEKDATYFFASTSEVYGDPEVNPQPESYRGNVDPYGPRSCYDESKRYGESLIRAYREEHGLDTRIARIFNTYGPRMRPDDGRVIPSFVRQALTGTDMTVYGDGTQTRSFCYVSDLIDGFIGLLDSDVQDPVNLGNPNERTIQALAETVLEMTNSDSQITYEPLPPQDPMVRKPDITKAETELGWSPHVGLKNGLETTIEYFENVL